The stretch of DNA gccccggGGTTTTCCTCTTCCTGTTCGTCCGCCGCCACCACTAGAGctgaggaggagagggaggtcaAGGAGGAGTGCATCGAGTTCTTCACGGTGTTGCCATCATCACCGCCGCACCTGTAGGTGAGCCGATCGACTAGCCCTTGCTCCTCTCCCCACCTGGTGCTGCCGGCCCTGGCCAAGGAACCCTCCGTAGCTAGCCCTAGAACCCATCCCTTTGACAATCCTTCATTCGCACCGCCTCTATTACAGAAGCCCACCATCACCTCGTTGCCCAGAACTCCGTTAGTTGCTAGCCGCCGCGGCTCCAGGATGCCGGGTGCCCACGCACCACGCGATCACGCAGCGGCCTTGGGATGCCAAGGACCtgcacacgcacacacacccCCTACCCGGCCAAAAGGATGTTCCTTTCGCTAAGCCTATGAGCCTAGCCTCGCCACTGAGTGGTGACAAGTCAATGCTGACGTCATCATTTGGCTAACCCCTGAGGACATCATGTTGTTGTCatcatgccacgtggcatgcctAGAGGATGCCACGTGTCACTGTCGGTTTTTCCTAAATTTTGGAATTGAGATTTAATATCAAAAATAGGTTTTGTTggaaattcataataaattaattagagctcagaaaaatacaaaaccagttcCATAAATCATGACCTATGCGttagaataggatttgtgttaTTTGGATCTTCTATGACCTATGCTCGAAGCTTAGCTATCGTTTCACTTGATTTTTCCTTTCTCGTTTAGCCTAAGGGGCTTATACCAGACTTGTACTACAAATCCGTTGGATTTGTGTAATAATTAAACACATGTGATGTTTAACGTTATGTATGGATTTGATTTTCTtatgaaatgagttctgtacaCGATATATGTTGATTATGAGAATCTCGCAATGGTAGAGGGAGTCAGATTCTAAACGATTCAGTTCGTTTTCAGTTGGTATGAGAACCACATTTGACCGTAGCACGAGCCCTAGACATAGCCATTAGAAATAGAAAGTTCTAAACGATTCTGTTTGCTTTATATACTTTCTTGAACTATTTACTCTCTCTACTTTGATTAATTGTCCCTATTTTGACTCATTCTTTTACCTATACAGACATTACCCTTACGTGGTTTGCAGTATGGAGGCATACCCTGGAGAACGCCCGACATGAGCCCAACACCTACGCCCGCCACAGGAAGGGCATGATCCTATGGTTGGAGCGGTCGCGGAGAGGGATTGGTATCCGTGAAGATCACATCAAGCTAACAACAGCCACTGGGCAGGTCCATCCGTTCTGGTTCACCACAGCCGTTCGTGATGGCAGAGTCAAGTGCATCTTCATGTTGCCGCTCATTCCCAAGATTTGATATAACAATGTCACTTTTCCATGAGAAACTGATTCACCGTTTGAAAGCCCAAGAGAAACAAAGCAATTTTAGAATGGTGAGGTTGGCTAGATCATGCAAAGCGGAACATGATCGTCTCTTTTTTTCATTTGTCAAGCAATACATATATCCCGTTTGTTTCAGCTTATGGCCAATTTTGAAGGTTTGATTTTAGAAAATCCAAAAGTCAGATGACTTCTAGAATCCCGAATTCATAATCAGCTGGATTCGCGAGTTTGGATTCTGGGAGTCATCTGACTTTTGGATTTTCCAAAATCGAACCTTTAAAATTGGCCATAAGCTGAAACTAACGGGGTCATAGTTTGATGCACAACCTTAGTCTTTTACACCAACTCTTTAGCAAATGGGGAACTTTGGATGCATATGCCTGCAGGGGCATTAATAGACACCAATTGCTCCATAAATTCTGGCGCTATTTATGTGTGGGTAGTAGCGAGGCATGTGAAACTGGAACCTGACGTGATACCTGGGCAACAACATCAAACTACAGCCCCTGCAGTTACTAACATGGAACTCGAGTCTTGGGTACTCCTTCAGCCTGCCCTCCGTTTTGCAGGCTGAAACAATTCTTAATCATCCTGTGTGCACCTTAGTACCTCATTACTCATTTCCAGATGCCACTCATTCGAAAGATGAAAAAACAAATCATGTGAAAGTCCAACACACAAAGATTAAACATGCATCTTGGAGATTTCAGAAATATGTTTTTGGAGATGCATGTTGCAGTGTCTAATTGCTGCCGTCTTCTTTTctagagagggagagagagagagtatcaAATGATGCAACATATATGAAATTGGAGAAGACTGAGTAAATATGAGTAGCTGGATTAATAAACTTGGTTTTATGACAGCTTTGGACTGCAATAGATGGAAATAATGCTGTATTTTACTGCATCGAACTCTTGAAATTCTCATTAGGGGTAGGAAGGGGAAATGTTTTCATACATAAGTGTGCATTTATTACTTGCTATTCCTCATCTTTATCCAACACAACATTACTAATGACTGATCTGCTGTTGCAATATTCACTCCAGTAGACTATCATCTCAGATAGAAATATACATGTAACTAACTATATCACTAGTGATGATTGAATGAGGGAGGAATAAAAGAAATCAAATGATATCAGAATAGCAGTACGGCATCAATTACACACACTACAGGAAAAACCgcaacttccgacggctaaaccgtcggaagttagcgCTAAACCGTCAgaagttacttaacttccgacggtttagagCTAAGCCGTCGGAAGTCTATTGGACGGCTGTAAGGCGTCGGAAATtttaaacttccgacggcttagaacaaaaccgtcggaagtttgagaaacttccgacggcccgtgaagccgtcggaagttagcctGGCAAACGGCAGCTGACGTCCGTttgttaacttccgacggtttgcctggccgtcggaagtttgagacgtctaacttccgacggtttctgttaaaccgtcggaagttaagctcACCCAGCAAACAGAGCAGTTTAGAGCCCCAAAAGCAACCACAAGCATTATATACAATCAAATTTCATCCACAATTATAATTCACCATCCACAATTATAATTCACGATCAGAAATTGCATGCAAGTACACAATTCATATATCCACATACGTAAAGTTCAGAGGTTCATAATTAAAGTTCAAAAACTTCATACAAGTTCGATGAAATTTGGCCGCCTCCATCACCTGGTTCATACAACTTCATACAAATTCATAGAACAACAATGTTTCACTTAAGTTTGGTCGTCTCCATCACCTGGTTGAACTGATCCGCCACTTCCAATGAATTGATCCGCCCAATTCGATGTTGGATGAACGTGTGAGTCTCCCGGTGCCGCAAGGTTAGGTGGTGGGGTGTGAAAAGGGTATAAAAGATAAATGGACAAGATTAGTTTGAAAGATAACTAATTGGATAATATTTATTTAGAGTGACCATGTTTTGCAATGACTATGAACTAACATTTGAATCATTGACTATCATACCTGAGGTGAAGCTGATGGCCAACCGGcctgtgcaaaaggtggaggTACCAGTGGTGGCACTTGTATATTCTGTTGGCTCGCTATTTGCTGAAAGATCAAATTTGTCAGCAAGAATGTAACTTAACCTAAGTTTTAACAATTAAGATTTACCTGCAGTATTGCATTCTGTTGTGCAAGTTGAGCTTGGAACCACTGCTGCTGTAGCTCCTGTTGTCTTACTCTTTCACGCAGCCTTACAACCTCCGCGCTGTCGTCGCCACTACTTGTGCTGCGACTTGCTGACCGCGACGATCCTGCTCTTTGACGCGACGGCACCTGACTCGAGTCAATGACTTTTTCGAATAATGGATACCTACAAATAGATTGAAATTTAGATATACCAGACTTGCTGAAAGATCAAATTAGATTGAAATTTAAAGAAATCTAACCGGCCATGAGGTTTTCCACCACTACTGTAAACGGCCTCAGGATCAATAGGCGCGTTTCTCCAATCATAACCCTCTCCATGGCGAGCAATCATTTGGTCACCATATGCCGCCTTCAAATAACAAAATCACACAGTTATATAAGATTGTTTCATGACAACTCGATAGTGCTAATTTTGTAAAATTAGATATACCAGACGCTCTGTAGCCGCCTGAGAGCATAACTGATCTGGATTTGTAGGATCACGTCCTTTATGACCTTCAATGTAGACCTGAATATCACTCGGCGCTACACCTGTGCGAACTTCCTATACATACAACAAAAAATTAAAGAAGCATGTACTAATATATGAAATTAATAGAATTCATTTCAAAGAGTTCACTTACAATGCGTTTGGCCAATCGGAAGTGCCCATCACCTCCGTAGGTATGATAGGACTCAGTTCCACGATTTCCTCTATTTCTCTGGGAAATGCTTTTGAACTCATCCGTGGTCCAATAGTGACATAAGGCATGATAAGCCTCCTCACGTGTGGCCATCCACGGAATCATTTCCTGCACAACAATATTTCGTTTAGAGGTAACAAACAAAATCATACTAATTGCAACTTGCAACAGTTTACCTCGCGGTATTGCTCCTCAGTCAAGTAATATTTCCCAGTATCCCGTTTCTTCTCAAATCGTATCCCTTGAGTCCGTTCCAGATAAGAAGCTACAACCTGAATTCTGGCATAAGAAATCATGTCTTTAACCACAATGTGTGCGTTATGGTGGAACACACGTCTGGCATGATCATCATAACCTCCCTCCTCAGGCAACTTGTAATATTTCtgcaaaaattttacacaatcAGTAGCAATGGTATGTACAAAATTAAATCAAtacataagagcaatcatacccAAAACTCAGCCCAAACTGCCTTTTGGGTATCGCCGAACGTTATGTTCACACCATATCTATAATGGTTCCAAGATGTAGCTGGGATCCGTTCACCAGAAACAAGTTCTACCATTCCAGGCCAAAGCATACGGCATATGTTACCTAAGATTTTGTTCACCTGTCTTAAATGACCAACACCTGGGAAATTAGGCTCAAACCGAGTGTCTGTGGCAATCAAAGTAACATATCTACCGAACTCAAGGCGGAAACAGTCTGTATCTTTACCACAGATCGGACAGGTTAAAAGTCCATGACAGCTCCAGCCAGCAAATATACCATATGCCGGGAAATCATGGATCGACCATAGAAATGCAGCTCGAAGGGTAAATCTTTGTTTCTTGTAACAGTCATATGCCTCAACACCTTGCCACAACTTATCTAGATCATCGATTAAAGGTTGCATCATCACATGAAGTCGTGTTCCAGGATGTTCCGGACCAGGAATTACAAGACACAAGAACATATAATCATATttcatgcaaagatgtggtggaAGGTTGTACGGAATAGCAAATACCGGCCAACAAGAATATGATGATGCAGTCATATTAAAAGGTGAGAAACCATCTGTCGCCAAACCAAGCCGAACATTTCTCGCATCACTAGCAAAATTTGGATCAAAATCATCTAAAGCTTTCCATGCATCAGTATCAGACGGGTGCACCATCAACTCTGGGTTTGCACGCACCCtctctttgtgccatctcatgtGCTTAGCAGTATTCTTTGATAAAAACAACCGCTTCAACCGAGGCATAAGAGGCATGTAGCGAAGTTGCTTTTGTGCTATCTCTGTAGTCACCTTTTCACCATCTTCATTTACAACCTCCACAAACCTCGATTCTTGACACTTTCGACACTTCTTCAAATCTATATCATTTTTCCAAAACAGCATACAATTATTTGGACAAACATCTATCTTTTTGTAGTCCATACCAAGCCCAGACAACAATTTCCTTGACTGGTAGACATCTTTAGGCATCTTGTGATTTGCCGGAAGTATatcaccaatcaaattcaagatcatattgtaacaatTGTGAGATAATGTGAATTTGGACTTAATAGCCATGAGTCGAGTCACGAAAGCAAGGACAGTCACTTTTGTGTGCTCGTGCAACGGCTCTTCTGAAGCTTTAAGGAGCTCGAAAAATTTTTTAGCCTCCGACGTGGGTGGATCCTCAGTCTCGGATGGGAGCTCCATATCTTCCCCTAAATCACGAAGCATCTCATCCATTCTATCATACTCTCCATTATCATTACTTAGAACTTGTGGTGATGTCAGCACTTCTAATGGTATTGGGACTTCTGGTGCATTCTGAGGAGGTAAAGCTTCACCGTGATACACCCACACCTCATAGTTAGGCATGAAACCATATTTTATTAGATGTGAGGATAAAACTTTCCTAGTCTGACAATGGCAAATACGGCAACGGCTACATGGGCATCTCACATCATTTCCATTCTTTGACATAGCAAAagcacgcttaacaaattcctCCGTATTAGCTATCCATTTATCCGACAAATTAGGCCAATCTTCGTACATCCATCGTCGATCCTCACCCATACTTTAAGTTAAATAATTGCAAAGTTAGAATTGCAAAGTTAGAATATTTtctttaacttccgacggtgctGCACTAACCTGGACGGCGGGGGTCGGGCGGCGACGGGCCGGGCGGAGCGGCCGGGCGGCGACGGGGCCGGGTGGCGCGGCCGGGCTGCGGCGGTGGGaacaggcggcggcgcgacccgggggcggcggggatgggcggcagcgcggcacggacggcggcggggatggcAGCGCagcacggacggcggcgcggcggcgggaacgggcggcggcgcggcggggcggtggcgggaacgagcggcggcgcggcacggacggcggcgcggcggcgggaacgggcgGCAGCGAggcacggacggcggcgcggcggggcggcggcgggaacgggcggcaatgcggcggggcggcggcaggtggcgcggcgcggcgcggcgggcggcgcgggaggcgggcggcccggctggggggcggcgcggacgggcggcggcgcgggaggccgggcggccgcgcggcccgggggcggaggcgggcgcggacgggggacggcgcggcgggcggcccgggcggcggcgccgggggcggcgcggacgggcggcggcgcgggaggccgggcggccgcgcggcccgggggcggaggcgggcgcggacgggggacggcgcggcgggcggcccgggcggcggcgcggggggcggcgcggacgggcggcggcgcgggaggccgggcggccgcgcggcccgggggcggaggcgggcgcgcacgcggggcggcgcggcgggcggcggcgcgggaggccgggcggccgcgcggcccagggcggaggcggcggcgcggggcggacggggcccggggcggcgcggacgggcggcggtggggacgggcggcggagcggcggcgggagttGAGATTTGGGGAAAAATGAGGAGAGCAGGAGATAACGCGAGCCCGGCCCGGGTGTAACGGCGTGGCACCTAACTTCCGACGGCACGTcctaagccgtcggaagttccttaacttccgacggctggaactgcagccgtcggaagttaagaaacttccgacggtttgctctgcggccgtcggaagttagtaAACTTCCGATGGCTCTCTTgatagccgtcggaagttaattaACTTCCGACGGGGCCGTCGAAATTTTATtctggccgtcggaagttagccgTTTTCCTGTAGTGACAACGATGTTCTTGGTTGCAAGGGAAAGCACAACTGCCGTAGGACATATTTTCGTGTTGCCGCCCATTCCTAGGCACCATCATATATATTTACATACAACATTGACCCCTCCACACTGAGTGCCCTGGAAGTGAGAAATTAAAaatatttgtcaagaagatgagaaaatggtcacATACATAACATTGGTAATTGCAGGAGCAGGAGGTGTGCCTAGAGATCTGAGCCTGAAAGTAGCTATAGACAATAGTACACAAGCGAACATGTCTGCATGCACAACCATGATCGTTGGATCCTCCATTCAGTGCGTCCCAGTGGTGCTAGTCAGATAACTTTTAAGAACGGATTTGTAAGTACTAGTTGTTATTTTTTTGACAAAAGGAATTATCTTCGAGGTACTAGCAGTTATGGGTGATACGAATCGTCAATTGTGAGTTTCCAATTGTACTCAATATCTCGACATTAGCTATTTTACGATGGTCAACTCAACACAATTTGATGCAAAAGCATCTTTTCTCTCTTTATTTATTCCAAAGTTTCTGCCATGGTGGCCAAATAGAATAAAAACAACGACCGGTTCTGGAGGAACAAAAGGATTATCACTGCCTTAGCTAGGTTGTCACCCCCTGTGCATTGAGTATCAACCACCATCAATCTTTAGGAGCGGAACACGACGACTTTTGGCACGCCACTGTTTCAATTCTCTAAACACCCACTATCACTTCCCTCATTTCTCTGTCACTTTCCATATCAGCAGATATTGATGCGAGGATGTTCTTTATACAGCCGTGCCTAATGAAGTGGATATTACACTTCGCTGTggagagaaagaaagagagtTGGGAGCGAGATACAAAAGCTCATCGTTCTACTCCTGCAACCGTTGCGTATTTGATGAGAAACTGCACAAAGGAGGCATACCATGTAGCTAGTAAGGTCACATCAGTGAACTTGAGCTTTAGCACCAATCAGCCTACGCAGGTACTCTGTGGAATACAATTTCCTGATGCCGCTCGTTCACAAGCATTTTATATATGGTGCTCCATCATCGATAGAAATCCATCGACTCCAGCTTCTAAAAGCGAGTTGGAAGACGAGCTTTCTGGTTCTGTGTGTTTCTTGCTGACAATGCAGAATTCCTAATCTCATGACGAGGACCGCAGGTGTATGCTGGGATGCATGCAATTCTGCTCTTTTTATACAGCAACCAGAACCAGTGAAGCTCACGCACTAGCATCTTTGATGAGCATGTGGGGTCTGTACAGACAGTAGCAAACAACACCATCCTGCAGCAGGCACGTGGACACGTGTCCTCTGGTATATATGCTTCCATACTTATATCTATACATTATTAATCCACGTGAAACTGCATATATATTACGCATATAAATAAAGCAAGCCACTGCCAGCACGGACGGATCCTGCAGGAAGTTCCTGGATAAAACAGAAATTACTGGATCAAAGCAAGCTTCCTGACGAGCATACACGAGTAAATTGGGTTTTAGATGTGATCTCCACATAGTCGGTCAAGGACCAACTCATCCGCCTACCACGCGCCCTGATTAGGGGCGCACCAGCCATTCATTGGTTGTGGCTCCCTCTCATGCAGATGCTCGCTATAAATAGAAAGAAGGGGAGCTGCCAGGGCAAGCGGGCCAAGAGATTGCCATGCCACTGGGCTCCACCGATCTAGAGAGGCGCTAAAGCAAGAGAAAGGTCGCCACAGCGGCGTCGTCTCCTCTGCCACCACTGGTGCTTCCTCCTCAACACCCCTACACCGACACCGCCGACGTCCTCGCCGCCATCACCACAAGCTCCACCACCGAGAACACCTAAGGTCCTCTACCTCTCTCTTCCTCGTCCTCtacctctctcttcctctctccaGTTCATGTGTACCCCAAATATAAACCATGCTTTTATTCACAAGATTAATGGAAAGATCCGTCTAATCTACACCTAGATGTTCCTAGAGTTCTAACATTGGTATCAGACGCCTCGATCTAGCGTGTAGATCGAGTtggggaagaaaaagaaagagaaaatttTGATTCCGACTCGAATCGAAAGAAGAAAAGAACAAATGAACCCCAAACCCTAACAGTGAAAGCAACCTCACCTCCACGAACCCCACCACGGGCGCGCCGTCACCATGAGAACACCCTGGCAGAGCTTCCTTGACAGAGCCACGCTGAGCCGTTGAATCGCGTCCGATGGATGAGATTGAGGCGGGGCTGTGGGACGAGCTACAAGCTGGGCTGAATAGGCAGCCCAGCCGTTGGTTTTTGTGCCCCAGGCCTAAAAGGGGGCGCCGAGCTAGCTGTGATGCTGGGCTGGACGCGAGGAGGCGCTGGTGGCCGAGCCCACAGCGAGCAGccaagccgagccgagccgtgcGAGTGAGCCGGGCCGCAAGACGGCCGAGCCGAGTGGCTGTTGGGCCACCAAGCACGAGCCGGACTGCACGCACAAAAGGAGCATGGGCCACTAGCAGTCTTCGCAGGCTGGGCTGAATGCACAGTAGAAGGTTTTGTTTAGCTTTATTCTTTTTGGAAGCTATTTTTTGATGAATTATGGCCCGTTTTTATCTCTATTCAATTTTGAACCAACGGGATAAATTTTTTAGAGAGTAGGTGAGAACGTAGAAATGCTTCTGCATAAAATTATCTTCCTCTATTATGATGTTTATCTCCCAATTAAATTTGAACCAACAGGAAAATTTAATTGGAAGAGTAGTCATAAACTCTTCAGAGAGAAGATAAGTACACAGACATGCATCTGAATATGTATCATTCACCTAGTTTTTGTTGCAATGATTATTGTTTATCTTCTAATTAAATTATAACCAACGGGAAAATTTAATTGGAGGAGTAGTTATTTTCAAGTTAATTATGATATTGTTATTTTTCTGATGAAAGTTGATATAGCAATATTAGAATTTTATTTATAAGCCTTATGCATTAATTATATTTCTGCCGAACGGTGATGTAGAATTAATGTAGAAGAAAAAGATGGACAACTATTGATTTCCATCAACACTTGAAATGACTCGGCTGCAAGCCAATGGGCCGTTTTGCTGGTGTACGTGAAGGGAAAGGCTTTGCGCCAGAATGAGTTTAGCAATTCTCTCACTAGCTTCCGCTATTGTTAGTTTATTAATTTTCTGATTAAATTAGAACCAACAGAAGATTTAATCGGAAAATGAAGTATAAATGAATGTTTTTGTCATTATGGTTAAATTTTGTTGCAATAAGTAAGATGCATGTTTAATTTGACCAACGTTGAATTAAACAGGTGTGTTACATAGTATTCGGATTTATTTCTGAATTTGATGTCTTGCATGTTCAAGCACTTCCTGTGTCCTGAGAGCTAATTCTGGTATCTACATCCCTTACGAGGATTATCCCGCATGGCAGGAGAAGTTTTGGCATTGTACTTATGATGTTCATATCCTGCATGGCCGAAGAAGGCATGTGCTATTAGTGCATCCCGCACAATGAGAGAAGTTTGAGGTAGCTCTTATGCTATCTTAGAATCGACCGTGCACTACTATTGTATCATAGTCATTAAGCACTCAATGGGTTAAGGCCATAAGGGGAACAATCCCAAATTGCACCATTGCTAAGTCTAAGAAGGTGGAGAGTCAATTAAACTGACTCTTTACAAGCGTATGCGGGCACTCTAATTGAGTAGCTCGTTGTGTAGTAATCTAGTGTTGTTAGAATGCATATTTTTTGAATGTATAATATGACCACTGAGATGGAATCATTAGACTGGATCAAAAGGAAAGGGAAAAATTAAGGCTTGACAGGTTGAATCCATCAACCGAGCTGAGCACATCAATAAGAAAATTCAAACCTTTCCTTGTAGTACATATTGAACTCAAATGAGTTTCAGGACAAAAGGAAGTTGGACacagaattaaagaaaagaaaaatatgCGAGCATGACTTGCAGAAGTATCGTTAATAAAGGACTTTGTTAAGTTCTTGAAGTGGAATGAGGAAAGAGTATGAATGAAGTAAGTAATAAATGTCTCCTCATTCATGAGAATTCTGAATAGTTTTTGAAATTCATGGTATTGCAGTTTGTGCCATATTTCGAGCGGAGGGTTGTGAGATTAATTAAGAAAGATACTCTCCATTGCAAGATCAATTAAGAAAGACACTTTATATTCCCCTATACTTTAAACTGAATGCAACGCATAGTTTGCATTGAATGCAAGAGTAATCTATTAACAATGACTTTGACCGTCGGGGGAGTACAACGGTCATGATATTGATACCCCTATGCAAAGAAAATAGCTAAATTCCTGAATCTTTTTACAGTTCCAATAGGAAGAAAGCGTGGTTGGCCGGTATTCATACTGGACGAGCCTTAAAGTAACTGAAAAAGTAAGGCGGTGCTTATAGCGCCATATGAGGTTTTAACAGATTGAACCCAAACAAGAAATTGAAGATACATCATCTTTACAGAAGATGGGATGGGGGATCATGGTACCCCGAGAAGTTAGCCTTGAGGAGAAGCGGATATATGCGCCCACTCCAATGATTCAGAAACCGTTGTTAGTTCTGCTGTAGCAATAAAGAATGAGGAAGAATGAGGAACCTATCCTTCAGGAGCTGATAGAAAATATTGTCGTATACGAGGAAGAGCTACAACAGCCCCATATGGAAGATGTGCCAAATGTTGAGGCCCCAGAAGGCCTCAAAAGAGCTAGAAAATCAGCCATCCCTGATGACTACAAAGTTTATATTTGCAAGGAAATTCAAATGGAGGGTGATCCCACCTCATTTGAAGAAGTCATGAGAACCGCTCGCTCGCAGAAATGGCTTGAAACCATGCGAGATGAAATGAGATCCATGAGTACCAATAAAGTTTGGA from Panicum hallii strain FIL2 chromosome 3, PHallii_v3.1, whole genome shotgun sequence encodes:
- the LOC112885504 gene encoding uncharacterized protein LOC112885504; amino-acid sequence: MIARHGEGYDWRNAPIDPEAVYSSGGKPHGRYPLFEKVIDSSQVPSRQRAGSSRSASRSTSSGDDSAEVVRLRERVRQQELQQQWFQAQLAQQNAILQQIASQQNIQVPPLVPPPFAQAGWPSASPQVGSATAITLDYCAGVTTAPEYAKISGGVSVVGLNASYGTDITLMSLCTRCLNAGIGTPARLTSATGNSSKP